CCAAGCATGCCGTAGACGCCGAACAGCGCGGCATGGCCATGCACGGGCGTCGTGTTGAGTCCCTGCATGTAGTACAAGGCGATCGGCGGATTGATCATGAAACCGAAGAGGCCGGCCCCGATCATGTTCCAGAAGGCCACGGCCACGAAGAAGTAGATGGGCCATTTGTAACCTTTGACCCACGGTCGAATGCCCGACCGCCGCAGATCGTCCATCGCGTCAAAGCCGACCAACGTCAGCGGGACGACTTCCAGAGCGCTGAAGACGGAACCCCAGGCCAGAGCCACGGTCGGCGTTCCCGAGAAATAAAGGTGGTGGCAGGTACCAATGATGCCGCCTGATAGAAAAATGGTCGCCGACAGGAGCGCCGACGCTGCGGCCACACCCGGTCGGACCAGGCCCAAACGCATGAAGAAGAAGGCAATGACCGTCGTGGCGAAGACTTCAAAGAAGCCTTCAACCCAAAGATGCACGACCCACCAGCGCCAGTATTCGACCATGGTCAGGTGGGTATGCTGTCCCCACGTCAGCCCCGCGCCATAGAACAGCGCGATGGCCGCCGAAGCGACGAGCAACAACGTAACCAGCTGCTTTTCATTTCCTTGGGTCTTCATGGCGGGCCAGAGCACGCGCACCATCAACGTCAGCCACAGCAGCAGGCCAATCATCAGGGCGATCTGCCAGAATCTTCCCAGATCAACGTATTCGTATCCCTGATGGCCGAAATAAAACGACACGGCGTCTGTCAGTTGGTTGTGTACGCTCAGGAGCTCGCCGGTCAAAGAACCAACGACCACGACCAACAGGGCCCCAAACAACACATTCACGCCCAGCCGTTGGCCGGCTGGTTCGACGTTGCTGACCAGCGGACCAATGAAGAGACCCGCGCCAAGCCACGCGGTAGCGATCCAGAACAAGCCAATTTGCACGTGCCAGGTGCGCGCCACGCTGTAGGGCAGCCACTTGGAGAGCGGGATGCCGTAGAAGCCGTCCCCCTCGACGCCATAGTGGGCAACCACCACGCCGAGCAGCATCTGAGTGAGGATGAGCGCCGCGACCACCCAGAAATACTTGATCGTCGCCTTTTGCGACGGCGTCGCCCGCCAGGCGCTGAGAGGATCGGACTCGGGCATGGCCTGCTCAGGCTCCGATTCGCGGCGGGCAGCGTACCACCAGACCATTCCAGAAATGCCCGCGAGCAACATGATGATACTCACGCCGGTCCAGACCACGGCTTCGCCGGTGGGGCGATTGCCGACGAGCGGTTCGTGCGGCCAGTTCTGCGTGTAGGTGACGTTGTCATTCGGCCTGTCGGTGACTGCGGCCCAGGCCGTCCAAAAGAAAAAAGCGGAGAGTCGTTTCAATCGACTTGGATCGCTCACGGCGCCTGGCGGAATTGCGTAGTCTTTGTTGCCTTGCGAAAACACTTCCGAGTAGTGCGCGAGATTCTCTTGAAACGCCTCCGCGCGCAGGGCGTCGATCACGATCGTCCCTTGCTCGGAGTCGTAGGTGTTCTTACGGAGCATCCCTGCGAGCCGGCCCTGCAACTGCGACTGCTGTTCGACGTTCAGTTCGGCGTAATCGCGGCCGAACTCGGACTGCCCCCAACGGTTGAGAATGAAGACGGCCTCACGATGCAGCCAATCGGCCGTCCAATCCGGTGCGACGTAACTGCCATGTCCCCAGATGGAACCAACCTCCATCCCGCCGAGGGATTGCCACACATTCTGACCGGCGGCGATCTCGCCGGCATCCACGACGACGACGCCGTCGGCGGTCACGACGCGATCCGGAATCGGCGGCATCTCTTGATAAATGCGCGTGCCAATCCAACTCAACACGGAGAAAGAAACAATCATCACCGCCGCAAACAGGTACCACAGCCGCTTCACGAGAAGTCCCTTCAGGTTAAATGCTTTGAAAAACGTATTGACGCGGCACGTCTTGAATTCGTTCCACCGGAACCGTGGGCCGGCGAATACTTGCATGGCGAACGCGTGCCGTGAATATCGCCAAACTTTTACTTGGTGAAGACATGCCCATGACGCTTCGCTCTGCGCGCAACGATAGGATGTCGTTCAAGCATGCCGACCATGCTTCTTTCGACATCCCGTCCCACCGCCAGGAGCGATCGCCATGACCACCGTCTGGAGTGCTCTGAATGTGAACAACTCGCCGATGCCACGTCGACGACAGAATCGCAACTGCACGATTCTGCTCTCCAGCGTGTTCGGTCCCTTCGCTCAAGACGACGACTTTGGCAGCCGCACACTCAATCCGATGGAGCTTTACCACAACCAGGTGACCCGCACGCAGGGCGCGTTCTCGCTGCGAATGTTTCATCGCAGTTGGGGACTCATGATGATTCAGTCCAACATCACTGCGCCCTGCGCCGTGCTCGACTTTCCTTCCCTCGAACGCTTTGCCGAGGAAGTGTCGACCGGTAGGTACGACGTGATCGGCATTACGAGCATTGTCTCGAACTGGATGAAGGTGCGCAA
Above is a window of Planctomycetia bacterium DNA encoding:
- a CDS encoding nitric-oxide reductase large subunit; protein product: MIVSFSVLSWIGTRIYQEMPPIPDRVVTADGVVVVDAGEIAAGQNVWQSLGGMEVGSIWGHGSYVAPDWTADWLHREAVFILNRWGQSEFGRDYAELNVEQQSQLQGRLAGMLRKNTYDSEQGTIVIDALRAEAFQENLAHYSEVFSQGNKDYAIPPGAVSDPSRLKRLSAFFFWTAWAAVTDRPNDNVTYTQNWPHEPLVGNRPTGEAVVWTGVSIIMLLAGISGMVWWYAARRESEPEQAMPESDPLSAWRATPSQKATIKYFWVVAALILTQMLLGVVVAHYGVEGDGFYGIPLSKWLPYSVARTWHVQIGLFWIATAWLGAGLFIGPLVSNVEPAGQRLGVNVLFGALLVVVVGSLTGELLSVHNQLTDAVSFYFGHQGYEYVDLGRFWQIALMIGLLLWLTLMVRVLWPAMKTQGNEKQLVTLLLVASAAIALFYGAGLTWGQHTHLTMVEYWRWWVVHLWVEGFFEVFATTVIAFFFMRLGLVRPGVAAASALLSATIFLSGGIIGTCHHLYFSGTPTVALAWGSVFSALEVVPLTLVGFDAMDDLRRSGIRPWVKGYKWPIYFFVAVAFWNMIGAGLFGFMINPPIALYYMQGLNTTPVHGHAALFGVYGMLGIGLMLVCLRALLPGREWKDGLLSFAFWSLNLGLLAMCVISLLPVGLMQTWASVEHGYWFARSSEFMQTPTMQTLRWMRVPGDTIFFLGAVALVIFVAGLKFGFSYRQRAACRRS